DNA from Panthera leo isolate Ple1 chromosome D2, P.leo_Ple1_pat1.1, whole genome shotgun sequence:
cgtggggctcgatcccacaatcctgggatcatgacctgagccagaatcaagagtcggacgcttaaccaactgagccacccaagagccctgttttaaatttttttttttaattttatttttaaatccatttttagtATCCCAGCCCGAGCCCCTCTTCCTCCAGGAGGCTTTCCCTGACCTACCCGGCCAGGTGAAATCTCTCTCTGGGCTCTCGTGGCACTGATCACCTCCCTGTATTACCTACTTCAGAGTAATTTTACAGGCGTTTCTGCCGTATTTTATTACTCATGCGTTCTTCACTGCCCTCCAACGAACTCTTGCACGGACAGGACTCCATCTGTTTGGTTCATCTCTGCATCCCTCACACCCAGTGCCTGCACGTAGTAGGGCCCCAGCAAGAGTGTGCCAGAAGGTCGAACAAAGAAACGAAATGAACCAGACGCCTCAGAAATCCCCTTTTCCTACCCAGTTCCCCGAGACCCTGACCACAGGACAGTTTGGGCGTCACCCCAACGTCCCATTGCTAGGGGAGCACGGCAGTCCTGGCCGTCCCGGAGGTCAGCCCTTAGCCATACAGGAAGCCCCACCCAGTTTTCTTCCCTGGTTATACTTCCCTCCTCTGTCAACATCTACACTGCCTTTCTCTGCAGTGACACAGTCCTTCCTGGTCCCTTCCTCTGAAATTTCCTCCCCGGTCGCTTATGCCGTACATATCTCAACTGCACAGATTCAAGCCCCATGAATAAGTAGGAAAATGTGCATTAAGAGGCGGTTATTCATTCCAATTGGTATTTTTGCCAGGGCCTCCGGCTTTTAAACATCTGACCGTCTTAGAAAGCAGCGTTGTGAGTCAACAAATTCTGAACGAGTCTTTCTAATCCCCCTTTCGATCCTTTTGAAACTACACGGAAGATCTCTCACCGGCCCTGAAACTGCAACTGCCATGTACTAAACACACAAGTAATTTTTCGAGAACTTTTCCGGGGTATAAACAGAGTATGTGTTTATCAGTgacttacagttttctttttcccataaaTCGAAGCATCAAAATCAACACTATCATATCTAATTCTGTAACATTTAAATACCCAAGGAGGTAACAATGACACTTCCAACTGGCAGATTTTGTCCCGGAGCCCACGTTAGCAAAGACAGCTAACTAACTAACATCCACGGTCTATTAGCTGCAAGGAGAAGGGAGCTTGGTCATGTAACGAGTAAGTGACACATGTGTTGAGTCATCTCTCAAAGGTGGAACCAGCCACTAGGGAACCAGATGGAAAAAAGGGAatgagtcagcacagagctggtgttCTTTGGGGGGTAAAAagagggaggcacctgggtggctcagtcggttgagcgtccgacttcggctcaggtcacgatctcacggttcgtgggttcgagccccacgtcgggctctgtgctgacggcaggaagcctgcttggaattctctctctccctctctctgcccctccctgctctcgctctctctctccccctctcaaaataaataaatgaacattaaaaaaaaaaaggaaagaaagaaagtacatTTTTAGAATGCAAACCGAGAGttcatttttgttactatttCTTTATACATGACCGGCCCAGCAAAACTTGATGATTCATGCTGCTGATCTCCACGTTTGCCCTTTGGTCACACGCACAGTGGACTTACCATGAGGAAATACCCAATAAGCATAACAGGCATTAAGAGGATAATGAGTAGGTAATCAAAGAAGGTGaattttttcttcacagcatAATGCAAGCAGTTTCTCTGtttctgaaaattaagaaaaggattCCTCATTAATATTTGTCTcaaatttcatattttcagatTACCGTATCAAAAAGTttagtttctggggcgcctgactggctcggtcggtagagcGCGTGACTTCTGATGTCAGGgttatgagtctgagccccacattgggcggtGGAACTTAATTAACATTTAGAATATGTGCATTTTTCCATgccatttaaaaatggtaaacatAGGCCTATAACGGCTTCATGACTTTCTACTGAATGGAGCCATTCTAGTTTATTTAACCAAACCCTATCTGTTGGACATTTCAAGTTTTTtagctttctatttttataaattatactgCCTGAACATCTCCATTCATAAGGCTTTGTCAACATTTCTAAATTTGTCTTTGGCAAAAGTTTCTCAAAGTATAATCGCTAACATGAAATGTGTGAATGCTTTTCGTATTGCGCTAAACCGTGCTCGGGTACAATAACGATTTAAACTTCCTTcctgaggcacccgggtggctcagtcggttgggcgtccgacttcggctcaggtcctgatctctcagtctgtgaattccggccccacgtcgggctctgtgccgacagctcggagcctggagcctgcttcggattctgtgtctccctccctctctgcccctcctccactcattccctctctctctctttctctctcaaaaataaacattaaaaaatttttaaactttcttcccGATCaacccttgattttcttttttaatcctgCTCAGTCTGACAAGCCAAAAAAAGAGcgtatttatgttttaatttaatgtgCTCTCCAGAGAATCGATGGTCTCTATTAGGCGCATGCATGTGAATCACCCACAGGGCTTTTCGTTTTATTTTCAGGCCTTTGTTTATAGGACGTCTGAAAATGACTCCTGAACATAGATTTAAGACACGAGAAGGCACCGGTTAAGCTGTTAACGTGCAAAGATTAGTGTTTGggaaagattaaatatttaaaaaccattaaaactattctcaaaataaaaaatgtaaaccgAACCCTCCTTCTGATAAAGTCTCTGTTTATCTAACATATCCCTAAAGTCCTTCCCAAGATGTTCCTGATGCCAGAGGATCCCTGCAGGCTGGCTGAGGTTCTCCGCCTTCTCGGCCCCATCCCTGTGCTGTCCGACATCGCCTTCCCCCGGCTTCCAAATGAGCACGTCCCCCCGACAGAGGATGTGAACCCACGGACATCTGCCTTCGCCACTCCCACTCACCACAAGCCCACACACCTGGCCCTCCAGCTGTGTGCAAGGGAGACGGTGTCACGGTCCACGAAGCTGCTTCGCTGTCACATTCGGTGCAGGCATGCCTTGCTTTTAAACCCAACCAAGCAAAAAATAGGAAGTACCAGCAAGAAGGCCCGGTAGCGATCCATTTGCTGATAATACGCGATTGCTCCAGAGCAGCTGGTGTCGATACTGACTCGGAAGGGGGTAAGCGGGCCCGACAGGCTGTGTTTTCCTCACTCCGTGTATGTGAGTGGAAACAGAGCACTCGTCAGTATTACAAATAATGACTttttatatttactgagtgtACTTTAAATGCTGTCTTTACTCGGATGCAGACACTGGCCGTTCCAAGGTGCTCCGAAAGAGATGTTCTCAGCAATACACTTGTGTTCTGCTCGTCCTTGATTCTGAGGGTTCCGTCGGCTAACACTGCATCTTTAAGTAccatctttctgcctctctgtgtgGCTTCCAGGAGCCTCTGGTTCGTGACCTTGTTTGTCCTCGGCAAATACCTACCTGGCCTTCTTCAATCCTATGAGCGAACGGTAGGATCTCCCGGAGAACATTGACCCAGTAGGTAAAAACCTCATGAAATAGCACCACCAGGTCAGCATTTCTTTTCCAGGAAATCTTTCCCATTCCTTCTGGAATcatgaggaggaggagcagggagagggaagcaggaaggcaggaaaaagcatgaggaggaagaggaaaggaaagggagagctCCAACtagtcaaatgaatgaatgaaggaatgaatgaacctTTCTTTTCAGAAGTACAAGGACATAATTAACCATAAAATACGCCTGCTGATTGAACTATGATTTATTTTGGCTCTTTAGCCTGATAGAATGGTATGTGTTAgtccctttaaagaaaaaaaaaattgtatcaggAGCTACAGGCAACGAGAAAATGGCACATCCTCGACTGCTAGGAGGAGAAAGGATTACCACAGTCAATTGCTGTCTCCACTCATGTGTAATGGCCTACCTGGTTTTTGAGGTTCACATCAGCATTTCTTTTCAAGAGGAAGGAAACGATTCTCAGGTGCCCCCGGCGGCAAGCACAGATCAGGGGGGTGTCTCCATTAAAGCCATCCTGCACATTGATACAGTTGCGGTCCTCTCTCACCCAGCGCCACACTTGACCAAAGTCGTTCTGATAGGCCGCCTGGCAGATGGGCTAAGAGGGGAAAACCACAAGCAGGTCCTGAAATACCGGCATAACGAAGCCCCCCGTAAGACAGAAATCACCACCCGATAATTTAAAGCTCAAGTCTTTCCAAATCgtgatacagtaaaaccttggattgcgagtaacctGTTCCGTGAaggttccacaagacgagcaagaATTTCTGACAGCTTTTCACTTGATAAACgggcgatgtcttgcaatacgagtcgtACATGACGccgaatgtcacgtgatcacaactgagccaatggttcttgaagtTCACTTTGAGAGacatgctttggattacaagcatgtttctggaacgaattatgctcgcaaagcaaggttttactgtgtatcACTTTGTACATGAGATTTTTGGTCTCCATTATGCCAAGCCTTAAATCTAGAACAAGCCCAAGTCCACGAGGAACCTCTCAACGATTTCCTAAATTGCTTGGCACACAGATGCGTTCAAGAGTGTGCTCACGGATGGATGACGCCTGTCAGAGAGGCAGGATTTCACCGAATATAGAGTAGGTGCATCGGAGGAATTTAGGGCAGCACTAGATGATCAAACAAAGACATATGGCGCCCTGTGCTCCAGGAAACCAGCCCAGTGGAAAAGACCCATTTTAgacaaataatacataaataacaaaTGACATCATTGATTGGATCCGAtgctttttatttagaaagtgtCCTAAGGGGCTTTGCAAAGCATCATGGGAGCTTGACAGCAAGACCTAAGCTGACCTCCTCCCCTTGCCCactttcccccacctccttctggaCCTGTCTTCTGTTTTCAATGCTTCATGTTTGGTTTCTTCCATCTGGGCCCCGCCCTTACTGCTTCCTCTGCACAAAAcacctttccccctctctgctcacCTGGCTGCCTCTGGCCCATCCCTCGTGTCATCACTTAAGTTTTACTTTACCCCGTCTTTCCTGACTCCAGCCCTGTTTCACAGCAACTGGCCTAACTGTCCACTCTTGTCTTAATTCTGTATAATGGCACGCTGCAGACCAGCACGAATCGGGAGGGGTTGAGGCAGCATTGAGTGCGGGAAGGCACTGGCTGCCAGCTTCGTGTGGATAGAGGCTATACTG
Protein-coding regions in this window:
- the ANKRD22 gene encoding ankyrin repeat domain-containing protein 22, whose amino-acid sequence is MGILYSEPICQAAYQNDFGQVWRWVREDRNCINVQDGFNGDTPLICACRRGHLRIVSFLLKRNADVNLKNQKQRNCLHYAVKKKFTFFDYLLIILLMPVMLIGYFLMVSKTKQNEALVRMLLDAGIDVNATDCYGCTALHYACEMKNQNLIPLLLEAHADPMIKNRRGETSLDIARRLKFSQIELMLRKAS